CGGGAGACAGCGGGGAGGGCAGCCGCAGCACGAGCGAGACCAGTCGGCCGATGGCCTCCGAGACGGCACTGATGTCGCTGCCGGCTTTTCCCACATTGGCGAACACCTCGAGCGGCTCTCCCCGCTCGTCTCGGTTGACCGTGATGAAGCAGGTGCCCAGGGGAGAGGCCACGCGCCAGGTCGACCCATCGGCCTTTCGAGGGCGAGGCGCGAGATGCGCGGCGTCGGCGCCGTGGTGCAGCACCTGTCCGCCCTTGCACCCGTCTCGGAACACCGTGATTCCCAGGCAGCCTTCGTCCCAGGCCATCTGGTAGGCGGTCGAGACGTCGGAGACCGACGCGTCTGCCGCCAGATTCACCGTTTTAGATACCCCGTTCTCGGTGTATCGCTGGAACGCGGCCTGCATTCGCACGTGCCACGCCGGCGCGATCTCGTGGGCGGTGACGAATGCGCGGCGTGCTTCCGGCGCGACGCGGCTCTCGTCTTGCAGGGTCCCCCTGGCGCGCAGACGCTCGAGCACCTCGGGCGCCGCGTCGGCCAGGGCGGCTTCCACCACGGGGTTCACGAACTGGAGCACACGGTCGCCCACCACGTGTCTGAATGCGAGGGCAAAGGCGGGCTCGATGCCGGAGGAGCAGCCGGCAATGATGGAGATGGTGCCCGTGGGGGCGATGGTGGTAACGGTGGCGTTTCGCCGTGGCGGCTCGTTCGCGTGAATCCCGTGCGGCTGGTTCGGATATCCCCCCCGTTGCGCCCCGAGCTCGCGGGTTGCCTGCTCCGCGGCCTTCTCGATGCGGCCCATGACCTGCTCGGCCAGCGTGATGGCCGCCTCGCTGTCGTAGGGGATGCGCAGGGCCATGAGGCAGTCGGCCCACCCCATGATTCCGAGGCCCACGCGGCGGTTGGCCTTCACCATGGCGTCGATCTCGGGAAGGGGATAGGGGTTGCACTCGATGACGTCGTCGAGGAAGCGGGTCGACAGGGCCACCGCCTCGTCGAGGCGCGGCCAGTCAAAGCTGTCTTCAGCCAGGAAGCGCGTCAGGTTGAGGCTGCCCAGGTTGCACGCTTCGTTCGGGGCCAGCGGCTGCTCTCCACACGGATTGGTGGCTTCGATGAGACTGACGGCCGGCGTTGGATTGGCACGGGATCGGTTGATGCGATCGATGAACACGAGTCCAGGGTCGCCCGTTCTCCAGGCCGCCGACACGATGCGGTCCCATACCTCGCGGGCCTGCAGGCTTCCGACGGCGCGGCCCGCGTGGTCGTGCAGCGCATAGTCGCTGCCTCTCTCGAGCGCGGCCATGAACGGGTCGGTCACCGCCACCGAGATGTTGAAGTTCGTCAGGCGTCCCTCTCTCTTGCAGTCGATGAACGTGACGATGTCCGGGTGATCGACGCGCAGCACCGCCATGTTGGCACCGCGCCGTGTGCCCCCTTGCTTCACCGCCTCTGTGGCTGCGTCGAAGACGTGCATGAACGTGACGGGGCCGCTTGCTCGCCCCCCCGTGCTTCGCACCGGGCAGTCGCTCGCGCGCAGCCGCGAGAAGGCGAAGCCCGTGCCGCCACCGCTCTGGTGGATGACTGCCGCGCGCTTCACGGTTTCGAAGATGCCTTCGATGGAGTCTTCGACGGGAAGCACGTAGCACGCGCTGTACTGGAGGCCGTTGGCGCGCCCCGCGTTCATGAGGGTGGGCGAGTTGGGC
The genomic region above belongs to Pseudomonadota bacterium and contains:
- a CDS encoding adenosylcobalamin-dependent ribonucleoside-diphosphate reductase produces the protein MFISPLGERPAETGEWTPTALRVLAERYLAHSNERHESPEDMLWRVAATLAWAERAWVQDEQALRRVAEAFYRLMVRREFMPNSPTLMNAGRANGLQYSACYVLPVEDSIEGIFETVKRAAVIHQSGGGTGFAFSRLRASDCPVRSTGGRASGPVTFMHVFDAATEAVKQGGTRRGANMAVLRVDHPDIVTFIDCKREGRLTNFNISVAVTDPFMAALERGSDYALHDHAGRAVGSLQAREVWDRIVSAAWRTGDPGLVFIDRINRSRANPTPAVSLIEATNPCGEQPLAPNEACNLGSLNLTRFLAEDSFDWPRLDEAVALSTRFLDDVIECNPYPLPEIDAMVKANRRVGLGIMGWADCLMALRIPYDSEAAITLAEQVMGRIEKAAEQATRELGAQRGGYPNQPHGIHANEPPRRNATVTTIAPTGTISIIAGCSSGIEPAFALAFRHVVGDRVLQFVNPVVEAALADAAPEVLERLRARGTLQDESRVAPEARRAFVTAHEIAPAWHVRMQAAFQRYTENGVSKTVNLAADASVSDVSTAYQMAWDEGCLGITVFRDGCKGGQVLHHGADAAHLAPRPRKADGSTWRVASPLGTCFITVNRDERGEPLEVFANVGKAGSDISAVSEAIGRLVSLVLRLPSPLSPAERLREIVSQMREIGGARPIGLGPNRVRSLPDAIAQVLAEFAGVERGGSPSQTDRPSPSDFCPECGGATLVFEEGCASCKSCGYSYC